TCGGTGATCACGGTGAACCCGGGGTCGTGCGCCTTGATCGTGCGGATCGCCTGCTGCACGATCCCCTCTTCGGCATAGGCGCCGCTGCCGGCCTCGTCCTTCGTATCGGGGATCCCGAACAGGATGACCGCCGGGATGCCGAGAGCCTTCAGCTCGTCGACCTCGGCGGGCAACTGGTCGAGGGAGACGTTGAACACGCCGGGCATCGACGAGACCTCGCGGCGAACGCCGGAGCCGAACTCCACGAAGATCGGATAGATCAGATCGTTCGCGTCCAATGACGTCTCACGCACCATCGCGCGCAGCGTCTCCGTGCGGCGCATGCGTCGTGGGCGATAGATTGGGAACTCCATTCTCTGCCTCCTTGATCTGCTGATCGTGTTCGCGGTGGCGCTACTCGGCGCCTGTGGGCTCTTCGTCCGCGGCGGCCTGCGGTTCGCCCTGCTTCGGCGAGCCCTGACGGACGGCGGCCATGAACTCAGCCTGCAGGCTGTCGCGGACGATGTCCTCGGCCGAACGACTCTCGCCGGTCATGTGCTTCACGTAGTCGGAGTAGCGGCGCACCGCCACTACCGCTGCACCGGCGAGGACGACCCAGAACGCCATCTGCACGAACACGTACATCATCTGTCCGTACTGCGCGAACCAACCTACGAAGCCCGTTGCGGTGGTCACGTGCGATCACTTCCTCCCGCTTGGAAACCCTGTCCTAAACGACCGGGGCGCCGCATGATCGCGGACGCCCCGGCATGGTATGTCTGGTGGAGATGAGCGGGCTCGAACCGCCGACCTCCGCGTTGCGAACGCGGCGCTCTCCCAGCTGAGCTACATCCCCATCTTCTGCGGCCGACCCCATCGGGGCCGAACGCAGATGTATACAATGCCGAGCCATGCTCGCTTTGTCAATCGCACCGCCGCACTCTTCGCGGCGGCGCGTCACGCTCTCACCCGTAGTACTCCTCCAGCGCCGCCACGAGCGCCGGTGTGGTGTACTCGGCAGGCTCCACGTCCACGCGCAGCCCTACCGAGCGCGCCTCTCTCGCGGCGATCGGGCCGATGACCGCTACCACGAGATCGGACAGGTCGAGTCCTGCGGTGAGCTCGAGGAACCCTCTTACCGTGGACGGAGACGTGAACGTCACCGCGTCGGCCTCCCCTGCGCGTAGCCGCTCGAGCACCGCCGGGTCGCCCGGGCCGGTCACCGTCTGGTAGGCCGGCACCACGTCCACCCGCACGCCGCGCTCGCGCAGCCCGTCGGGCAACACCTCGCGAGCTTCGAGCGCCCGAGGAAGCAGCACCCGAGTGCCCTCTCCCACCCCGCGTTCGCACAGCCCCTCGAGCACGCCTTCACCCACATGCTTGGCCGGCACGAAGTCGGCGACCACACCGTGGCGCTGGAGCGCACGCGCCGTTGCCGGGCCCACCGCCGCCACGCGCACGCCGTACAGATGCCGCGCGTCCTTGTCGGCAAGCGCCATGCGGGAGAAGAAGCGCCCAACCGCGTTTCTCGAGGTGAACACGACCCAGGAGTACACGTCCAGACCCTTGATCGCCGTATCCAAGGGACCCACATCGGGCGGTTCGACGATCTGGATCGACGGGAACACGAGCGGCTCGGCGCCGGCAGCCTCGAGCAGGGCCCCGAGCGTACCCGCCTGCTCGCGTGCCCGCGTGACCACCACGCGCTTTCCCGTCAGTGCGCCCATGGTCTCACCGGCCTCCGGTCACGTGCCGAGGAGCGAGTCGAGCGAGCCGTCGGGAGCCACTTCGCGGATCTCGGCGAGTATCTCATCCGCGCCGAGCGACCGCAGGACCTCCACCATCGCCTCGCCGAGCGCCTCCGGCTCGCCCGCGTCGCCGCACATCTGGTGCCGGATGATGCGCTCGCCGTCCACCGAGCCCACCATCGCGTCCATCGTGAGGGTGCCCTCTTCGTAGCGCGCGTACGCGCCGATCGGGACCTGGCATCCGCCCTCGAGCTTGCGCATGACCACCCGCTCGGCAGTGACGCACTCCATGGTCTCCGGATGGCCGATGCGCTCCAGCGCATGGAGCATGAACTCGTCGTCCTCGCGGATCTCGATGCCGATGGCGCCCTGGCCCACGGCCGGCACCATCTGGGTGACCGGCACGTAGCTTGTGATGCGGTCTCCCCAACCCATGCGCGTGATGCCCGCTGCGGCGAGTATCACCGCATCCACCACGCCGTCCTCGGCCTTGCGCATCCGGGTGTCGAGATTGCCGCGCACATCCACGATCTCCAGGTCGGGCCGGAGGTGCACCACCTGCGAGCGGCGGCGCAGGCTCGAGGTGCCGAGTTTCGCCCCCTGCGGCAGCGTGGTGACGTCATAGCCCGCGCCCGAGACGATCACGTCGCGCGGGTCCACCCGCTCCGGCATGGCCGCGATGACGCACCCGTCGGGCAGCTCGGTGGGCACGTCCTTCATGGAATGCACGCACAGGTCCACGGTGCCAGCCAGCAGTTCGACCTCGAGCTCCTTGGTGAAGAGACCCTTGCCGCCGACTTTCGCAAGCGGCACGTCGAGGATCTTGTCGCCCGTGGTCTTGATGACCTTCAGGCTCACCGGAAGCCCGGTGACCTCCTCAAGCTTCGCCTTGATGTACTCCGACTGCCACAGCGCGAGTTTGCTCCCGCGCGTGCCGATGACCAGCTTTCTACGCTCCACAGTCGCCGATACCCTCCCCTGTCTCTTTCTGCTTCTCTACGATCTCGCGCGCACGAAGGTTGAGCAGGTTGCGGAATGCGCCGGGACCATGCTTGTCTTCAGAATCCTCCAGCCCGTACAACATCCGGGCCGCCTCCACGTACATGTAGCCGTCCTTATCCGACGACACCTTCTTGAGCCGGGCCGTGGGCCCGTGGAGCATCTTGTTCACGATCGCGCACGTGAGCGCCTCCACGGTCTTGCGCTCCTTGTCGGTGAGGTCCAGCCTCTTGAGCGCCTTCTCGAGCTCCATCTTCCGGATGACCTCGGCCTTGGCCCGGATCGCCGTGACCGTGGGCACGACCTCCATCGACTCCACCCAGGTGAAGAACGCCGCCATCTCCTCGTCGATGATGGCTTCGGCGCGCCGCGCCTCGGCCATGCGCTCTTCGAGGTTCGCTTCCACCACGCCGGAGAGGTCGTCGATGTCGTACAGGAAGACGTTGGGGAGGTCGTTCACCGCAGGGTCGATGTCCCGCGGCACCGCGATGTCGATCAGGAACAGCGGTTGCGCGCGATGTTTCGCCGAGGGTGCAAGAGCCGCTTTGGTGATCACGTGATCGGTGGCCGCCGTGGACGAGATCACGATGTCCGCGTCATGCATGCTGTCGTAGAACTGCTCGAACGGCACGGCCGTGCCGCAGAAGCGCGATGCCATGTCCTGCGCCCGCTCGAACGTGCGGTTGGCCACCAGCACGCCGGTCACGCCGTTGGACACCAGATGCCGCACCGTGAGCTCGCTCATCTCGCCGGCGCCGAGCACCAGCACCGTGCGACCGTCGAGCGTGTCGAACACCTTCTTGGCGAGCTCGACCGCCGCATAGCTGATCGACACGGCCGATTCACCGATCGCGGTCTCCGTGCGTACCCGCTTGCCCACTTCGAAGCTCTGACGGAACAGCTTGTTGAGCACCCTGGCGGTGGCTCCGGCCCCGAGCGCGTGCTCGTAGGCGGACTTGGCCTGGCCGAGGATCTGGGCCTCGCCCACAACCATCGAATCAAGCGACGCCACGACCCTGAACAGGTGGCGCACCACGGCCTCACCGGTCTCGATGTAGAGGTAGCGCGCAAGCTCGTGGCGGTCGGCGTCGCAGTGGTCGGCGAGGAAGTCGATGACCGAGTCGACCCCGATGTCGGTGTCCGACGCCACCGCGTAGACCTCCGTGCGGTTGCAGGTGGACAGGATCACCGCCTCGCGGATCTCCTCGATGCCCGTGAGCGTCGCGAGCGAGCTCTCCTGCGCGTCGGCAGGGAAGGTGAGCCGCTCCCTCACGACGACGGGCGCTGTCTTGTGGCTGAGGCCAACGAGTACGAAGTGCATCAGGAGCGGATCGCCTCCATTGACGGACTGTGGGCGGATGGTCTCGTGCGCTGTGCGCACGTTCGTGGGCTGGGACGCCCCCGCCGGTGCGGTGCGTTGTTGTTCAGGCAAGCAGGCCCGGCGGGGGCGATGTGGTGAACCGTACGCACCACCTGCGCATGCCTGAACGTGATCCGGGTAGTGCAGACTGCGGGCGCCATCGGGCGTGTCTGGCTAGTGCGCTGCATCGGAGCGCACCCCCTCACGCCTCGCTGCGGCGACCTTGCCGTCGAAGAGCCGGTAGAAGAGCTCCGGCCAGACGCCCTCGATGCGGTAGAGAAGCCGATTCGACATCCCGTGAAGCACAAGGAACCTGCCGCGCTCGATGTCGCGCACGAACTGCCGGGCGACCTCCGACGGGTCGATGGTCTTGGCGATCCCGTTGATGGCGGCCGTCTCGCGGGGCTCCGTGGCCACCTCCCGCGCGTAGCCAGGAGTGTCCATGTTGGGTGGGCACAGCAGCGTGACTCCCACGCCGTGCGGCCTGAGCTCGCTCCGTAGCACCTCGGCCAGTCCGGTCACGCCGAACTTTGCCGCGCTATACGCCGAGTAGCCGTACACGCCCACCAACCCGCCCATCGACGACACCAGCCCGATGTGGCCGCTCCCCCGCTCGATCATCGACGGTACGACGGCCTTGGCCGCGTACACGCTGCCGAGCAGGTTCACATCCAGGTGTCGCTGGAACTCCTCGACGGGGGTCTCGACGAACCTCCGGGGCTCGCAGAAGCCGGCGCACGCGGCCAGCACGTCGACCGGACCCAGTTCGGCGGTCACACGGCCCACGACATCGTCGACAGCGGAGCGGTCCGAGACGTCGCACGCATACGACAGCACGCGCTGGGAGCCGGTGGCGCACCGGGCGCTCACCGCCTCGCGGGCGGCCTCCAGGCGAACCTCGTCGCGCGCCACCAACGCCACGTGAGCGCCGGCGGCGGCCACGAACTCCGCGGTCGCAAGACCAAGCCCGCTGGAGGCGCCGGTCACAAGGACGTTCTTGTCAGCCCAGTACGACACTATCCTCCCGTCACAGCCCGAACACGTGGAAGCCGGCCGGGATCGTGCGAGCCACCACGGCGAGAACGACGACGAGCACGAAGCCCGCGAGCAGGAGATACGCGCCGCGCCGGCCCTGCCATCCATGGCGCCAGCGGAGGACGAGGTAGGCGGCGAACACGAGCCACACGAGCCCCGAGAGGACCACACGGATGTCGGCCCACCACAGGCTCACATCGGTCTCGATCGCCCGCAGGACGCCGAGTATCAGGCCCGCCGAGTACAGGGGGAACGCCCACAGGACGGAGCGCCAGGCAACGCGCTCGGTCTGGGCGAGCGAGGGCAGACGGCTGAACAGCTTCGTGGCCTTGCGCGCCTTGAGTTGCCGCTCCATCAGCACGTACATCAGAGAGGCGGCGGCGCCGATCGCATATCCGGCGTTGGCGAACGAGATGAGGGCGACGTGGATCCCGACCCGCCAGTTGTCGAGCAACACCGCCTGCTCGGGCGTCACGTCGGCAAGCACGCCCCTGCTCACGCCGAGCACCTGCGCGATGAGCATCATCACCAGCGCGGCAGGCACCAGGAGCGCCCCGTACGTCTTCACCTTCATCAGATGCTCGACCAGGAAGTAGACGAGCACCAGCGCCCATGCCATCAGCACGAGCACGTTGGCGCCGGTGAGCTCCGTGCCATCGGTGGCCGACGAACGAAGTCCGATGGATGCGGTGTGCAGAAGGAAGCCCGCGCCCGTTGCGAAGGTCGCGTACCACGACAGCACGGCACGTCTGGTGACCACCTGATAACCGTAGAGCACGGTCGCGGCCACATAGAACGCCATTGCCAGCCAGAATGCGACGAACGCTACCTCGAGCACGGTGCCTCCTCAGTGATGCGCGGTGCCGGTGCCATCACTCGTTGCCGGAACGACGGGCCACTGCGGCCTCAAGCACCTCGAGCTGCCGCGAGAGGGCGCCGAGGCGCTTGAGCGCCATGCCCACGTACACGACCATCCCCGCCCACAGAAGGGCGTAGGCGCCGGCCACGAGCGGCCACTGGGTCAGAACGAGCGAGTAGACCTCTTCGAGCGTGGGATTCACAGCGATCACCTCTCCAGCAGGGTCTTGGCCTGTTCGATACGGTCACGCAGCTGCACTTCACCCATCCGCAGCTGGTAGATGGCGTAACCGAGCGCGATCATCCCGATCTGGGCGACGATGAACGAGATCAGCATCGGCCCCTCGAGCCCGCCGCGTTCGATGACGGGATGGTTCGACGGGATCAGCCGGGTGATGAAGAACGAGATCGGCACGTCGATGAACGCCAGGATCGAGAACACCGCCCCGTACACCGCCCGGCGCTCCTCATCCTCGACCGAGTTGCGCAGCACGAAGTACGCGACCACGAGCAACGTGAGGATGAAGTAGGTGGTGAGCCGCGGCTCCCAGTCCCACCACACGCCCCATGCCGCCTTGGTCCACAGGATGCCGGTGGCCATCGTGAGGCCCACGAACACCAACGTGACCTCCATCGAGACACGCCCCTTGGTGTCGTACTCGCGGTTCCGTGTCATGAGGAACCGGACCGCGTA
Above is a window of Anaerosoma tenue DNA encoding:
- a CDS encoding uroporphyrinogen-III synthase, whose amino-acid sequence is MGALTGKRVVVTRAREQAGTLGALLEAAGAEPLVFPSIQIVEPPDVGPLDTAIKGLDVYSWVVFTSRNAVGRFFSRMALADKDARHLYGVRVAAVGPATARALQRHGVVADFVPAKHVGEGVLEGLCERGVGEGTRVLLPRALEAREVLPDGLRERGVRVDVVPAYQTVTGPGDPAVLERLRAGEADAVTFTSPSTVRGFLELTAGLDLSDLVVAVIGPIAAREARSVGLRVDVEPAEYTTPALVAALEEYYG
- a CDS encoding SDR family oxidoreductase, coding for MSYWADKNVLVTGASSGLGLATAEFVAAAGAHVALVARDEVRLEAAREAVSARCATGSQRVLSYACDVSDRSAVDDVVGRVTAELGPVDVLAACAGFCEPRRFVETPVEEFQRHLDVNLLGSVYAAKAVVPSMIERGSGHIGLVSSMGGLVGVYGYSAYSAAKFGVTGLAEVLRSELRPHGVGVTLLCPPNMDTPGYAREVATEPRETAAINGIAKTIDPSEVARQFVRDIERGRFLVLHGMSNRLLYRIEGVWPELFYRLFDGKVAAARREGVRSDAAH
- the hemC gene encoding hydroxymethylbilane synthase, producing MERRKLVIGTRGSKLALWQSEYIKAKLEEVTGLPVSLKVIKTTGDKILDVPLAKVGGKGLFTKELEVELLAGTVDLCVHSMKDVPTELPDGCVIAAMPERVDPRDVIVSGAGYDVTTLPQGAKLGTSSLRRRSQVVHLRPDLEIVDVRGNLDTRMRKAEDGVVDAVILAAAGITRMGWGDRITSYVPVTQMVPAVGQGAIGIEIREDDEFMLHALERIGHPETMECVTAERVVMRKLEGGCQVPIGAYARYEEGTLTMDAMVGSVDGERIIRHQMCGDAGEPEALGEAMVEVLRSLGADEILAEIREVAPDGSLDSLLGT
- a CDS encoding cytochrome C assembly family protein, producing MLEVAFVAFWLAMAFYVAATVLYGYQVVTRRAVLSWYATFATGAGFLLHTASIGLRSSATDGTELTGANVLVLMAWALVLVYFLVEHLMKVKTYGALLVPAALVMMLIAQVLGVSRGVLADVTPEQAVLLDNWRVGIHVALISFANAGYAIGAAASLMYVLMERQLKARKATKLFSRLPSLAQTERVAWRSVLWAFPLYSAGLILGVLRAIETDVSLWWADIRVVLSGLVWLVFAAYLVLRWRHGWQGRRGAYLLLAGFVLVVVLAVVARTIPAGFHVFGL
- the ccsA gene encoding cytochrome c biogenesis protein CcsA, translated to MKSLTTRAMIALVLGGVLTLGAFLGAFFWAGVPDFGFVRTAEQVDSVRYKGPFEQTIDEARYLGNYVGYRVEVVGDGGQTFRGELTSADEDSLTLDTDSGTVTVVAATFETATVFGSEYGRPDWGQKIFYFHVPVAEISFIVFAFAAFYAVRFLMTRNREYDTKGRVSMEVTLVFVGLTMATGILWTKAAWGVWWDWEPRLTTYFILTLLVVAYFVLRNSVEDEERRAVYGAVFSILAFIDVPISFFITRLIPSNHPVIERGGLEGPMLISFIVAQIGMIALGYAIYQLRMGEVQLRDRIEQAKTLLER